One window of the Tachypleus tridentatus isolate NWPU-2018 chromosome 10, ASM421037v1, whole genome shotgun sequence genome contains the following:
- the LOC143229413 gene encoding uncharacterized protein LOC143229413 — MTPCSMILLFYFMNVLTYLTCGQQRFQQNGRFAVIPLFKQSYDQHDKGETGSTKVRFRIPLFFQDGKVQVGEIRKIQNDQFASSIPHNQFDVSIYQPRETPVFTLSPLLVSQKQIETRENFRSKDSENDNLFYNHSRYKNSEVGFPDHNQSRGKSSFYKVRGNNQPPTTHRRGNYRLDFSTEKNNKQKYSPQTPNDNYQLRTNQHEHFDSSVEDNTNEPFTNEGQTYSTVSGYSKYPKFASDLSSRLAGIKQLIYNSQRDPERGHLAVNTNNSNNKGHSVFFSQHVPVEESIMHPVQDLPSCTNSILGYCPFQTEYPSDLSNVVRKRYSYKLKTMLEELHTVSDDIGSYGYSESSGGLYICPSELRELQPGWAKNISGNWVAIFNSEHIPQKVRVEVCKREGAECPYIRHGIYSECKQRFSLHRLVAFDPFHPHTGPFVGVFRLPSCCSCWIGYGHG; from the exons CTCTTCTACTTCATGAATGTTTTGACTTATTTGACTTGTGGTCAACAGCGATTTCAACAAAATGGACGGTTCGCTGTTATTCCTTTGTTTAAACAATCTTATGATCAACATGATAAAGGAGAAACAGGTTCAACAAAAGTTCGGTTTCGGATTCCTCTTTTTTTCCAGGATGGCAAAGTTCAAGTTGGTGAAATACGAAAAATCCAAAATGACCAGTTTGCAAGCTCAATCCCCCATAATCAGTTTGATGTTTCAATATACCAACCTAGAGAAACGCCTGTTTTCACTCTTTCGCCGTTACTTGTTTCACAAAAACAGATCGAGACAAGAGAAAATTTTCGAAGTAAAGATTCCGAAAATGACAACCTATTTTACAACCATTCACGTTACAAGAACAGTGAAGTTGGTTTTCCAGACCATAATCAATCGAGAGGAAAATcgagtttttataaagttagGGGTAATAACCAGCCACCGACTACTCATCGGAGAGGAAACTATAGACTCGACTTTTCCACAGAGAAAAACAATAAGCAAAAATACTCACCTCAAACACCTAATGACAATTATCAATTAAGAACAAATCAACATGAGCATTTCGACTCATCAGTGGAAGATAATACAAATGAACCGTTTACTAACGAAGGTCAAACTTATTCCACTGTATCTGGTTATTCTAAATATCCAAAGTTTGCTAGTGATCTCAGTAGCAGATTAGCAGGTAttaaacagttaatttataattCTCAAAGAGATCCAGAACGTGGCCACCTGGCGGTCAATACAAACAATTCAAATAATAAAGGTCATTCAGTTTTTTTCTCACAACATGTTCCTGTTGAAGAATCAATTATGCATCCAGTTCAAGATCTACCTTCCTGCACAAACAGCATTCTTGGATACTGCCCTTTCCAAACAGAGTACCCcag tgACCTGAGCAATGTGGTTAGAAAACGATATTCGTACAAGTTGAAAACAATGCTGGAAGAGCTGCACACAGTTTCAGATGATATTGGAAGTTATGGTTATAGTGAATCTAGCGGCGGACTATATATCTGCCCATCCGAACTTCGTGAGTTACAGCCAGGATGGGCCAAAAACATTAGTGGAAACTGGGTAGCAATTTTTAACTCTGAACATATTCCACAAAAGGTCAGAGTGGAAGTCTGCAA GAGAGAAGGCGCTGAGTGTCCATATATCAGACATGGTATTTACTCTGAATGCAAACAAAGGTTCTCCCTTCATCGGTTGGTAGCGTTTGATCCGTTTCACCCTCACACAGGTCCATTTGTTGGTGTTTTTAGACTTCCGTCATGTTGTTCGTGTTGGATTGGGTATGGTCATGGataa